In one Drosophila pseudoobscura strain MV-25-SWS-2005 chromosome X, UCI_Dpse_MV25, whole genome shotgun sequence genomic region, the following are encoded:
- the PIG-K gene encoding putative GPI-anchor transamidase, translating to MNLKLVSIVYIFCICGISCTASNEDTSVLPEGFVDATQRSTHTNNWAVLVDASRFWFNYRHVANVLSIYRSVKRLGIPDSQIILMIADDMACNARNPRPGQVYNNANQHINVYGDDVEVDYRGYEVTVENFVRLLTGRTQNGTARSKKLLSDAGSNVLIYLTGHGGDGFLKFQDSEEITSQELADGIQQMWEKKRYNELFFMVDTCQAASLYEKFSSPNVLAVASSLVGQDSLSHHVDPSIGVYMIDRYTYYALEFLEKVQPFSTRTIGDFLQVCPKRVCISTVGVRKDLYRRDPHKVPITDFFGAIRPTRVSTDRINVTLANESDFIADPDEISANKRPFKIIMEPQFPSEFFK from the exons ATGAATCTTAAACTGGTGTCTATTGTTTATATATTCTGCATCTGCGGTATTAGCTGCACTGCAAGCAATGAAGACACTTCCGTCCTGCCAGAAGgctttgtggatgccacacagAGATCGACGCACACTAATAACTGGGCAGTGCTGGTGGATGCCTCCCGGTTCTGGTTCAATTATCGGCATGTAGCCAACGTCCTGTCCATCTATCGGTCTGTGAAGCGCCTCGGCATTCCCGACTCGCAGATCATCCTAATGATAGCAGACGATATGGCCTGCAACGCCCGCAATCCGCGTCCCGGCCAGGTCTATAACAACGCCAACCAGCATATCAACGTCTACGGCGACGACGTGGAGGTGGACTATCGCGGCTACGAGGTGACCGTGGAGAACTTTGTCCGCCTCCTCACTGGGCGCACCCAGAACGGTACGGCGCGCTCTAAGAAGCTGCTCTCCGATGCCGGCAGCAATGTTCTCATCTACCTCACGGGTCATGGCGGCGATGGTTTCCTGAAGTTCCAGGACTCGGAGGAGATAACCAGCCAGGAGTTGGCCGACGGCATCCAGCAGATGTGGGAGAAGAAACG CTACAATGAGCTCTTCTTCATGGTGGACACTTGCCAGGCGGCCTCGTTGTACGAGAAGTTCAGTTCGCCCAATGTCCTGGCTGTGGCCAGCAGCCTGGTGGGGCAGGATTCGCTCTCG CATCACGTGGATCCTTCGATTGGTGTGTACATGATCGACCGCTATACCTACTATGCCCTGGAGTTCCTGGAGAAGGTACAGCCGTTCAGCACCCGCACCATTGGCGATTTC CTGCAAGTGTGCCCCAAGCGTGTCTGCATCTCAACTGTTGGCGTGCGCAAGGACCTCTACCGCCGCGATCCCCATAAAGTGCCCATAACGGACTTCTTTGGCGCCATCCGGCCCACACGCGTCTCCACGGACCGCATCAATGTGACGCTGGCCAACGAGAG TGATTTTATTGCCGATCCGGACGAGATTTCTGCGAACAAGAGGCCGTTCAAGATCATAATGGAGCCCCAGTTTCCGTCCGAATTTTTCAAATAA
- the Hr4 gene encoding LOW QUALITY PROTEIN: hormone receptor 4 (The sequence of the model RefSeq protein was modified relative to this genomic sequence to represent the inferred CDS: substituted 1 base at 1 genomic stop codon), giving the protein MPGPALWSGIMTLSRGPYSELDKMSLFQDLKLKRRKIDSRCSSDGESIADTSTSSPDLLAPMSPKLCDSGSAGALPLALPLPLPLPLSLPLPMALPLPLPLTTSASAASVAVSVSLAAASASAGAGAGTGSGGGGGTTAASAAHSVSTSISAVASSSTSSLSSSTSSSSATSSSSSLSASCPSSSTITITSKAGQAAGSGASIKKEHSEIHSSSSAVTTAAASSAMSPPPTEHQARSSSPPSSEAGGTAGAPSGGSANGGGAGTRATPTPPHNNGGGASSSSNGGGSSRASPDSLEEKPSTTTGQRPHTGPTNGVLSSSTSTCSSGTATASASSASSKQSPGEVNLSVIRSVKEERLLTVSTKMLAFHQQREREREQESKAAATAAAAAAAAGHVTVLVTPSRIKSEPPPPGSPSSTSSSNTQRERERERERERDRDRDRDRERERERDRDRDRDRDRESSSSISSSQQHLSRASPPLGVGHPSHGPLSGSGHGLSTAIVQTHHLHQQLTQPLTLRKNSPPMELQLGQSPQHLLSQSMQHLTQQQQLHLHHLLGQQQQQQQSPHQQQQQQHSPHSLVRVKKEPNAGTHTGTQRHLSPHHQQQSPHMQHHQQQQQQQQHHQQQQQREPPPQALALMHSSLSLRHPNRDAAILFRVKSEVHQQVAVGLPHLMQSAGGAAAAAAVAAQRMVCFSNARINGVKPEVIGGPLGNLRPVGGGVGGVGGNGGSVQCPSPHPSSSSSSSQLSPQTPSQTPPRGTPTVIMGESCGVRTMVWGYEPPPPSSGQGPPHSHPHPHPQQQQLQQPQSPHQQQQQQQQQQQQQQQQQHQQQQQQQGGVVSQVQHCLQAALPSPSAGSITPSHSSGGGGSGSGSLTPSGSSSTGPQNNEEAAQLLLSLGQSRIQDMRSRPHPFRTPHALNMERLWAGDYSQLPPGQLQALNLSAQQQWGSSNSSGVGGVGAGGAGGRGGGLDAPHEPTDEDEQPLVCMICEDKATGLHYGIITCEGCKGFFKRTVQNRRVYTCVADGTCEITKAQRNRCQYCRFKKCIEQGMVLQAVREDRMPGGRNSGAVYNLYKVKYKKHKKTNQKQQQQQAAQQQQQQQQQQQQHQQQQQMHSPIHHHHQHQQHQQHQQHHQQHHHNQHQQQLQAQLSPHHLLSPQQQQLAAAVAAAAQHQHQQQQQQQQQQQQQQQQQQSKLMGGGVDMKPMFLGPVLKSELLQAQPMHSPAQQQQQQQQQSSPHLSLSSPLQQGQQQQQGQGQGQQHHNHHQHPAGGGAAAQPSLPPHLMNGTILKTALTNPSEIVHLRHRLDSAVSSSKDRQISYEHALAMIQTLIDCDAMEDIATLPHFSEFLEDKSEISEKLCNIGDSIVHKLVSWTKKLPFYLEIPVEIHTKLLTDKWHEILILTTAAYQALHGKRSSQSGAGSAATGASVGAGAGVGNANNHGSRHGSPASTPTPTQTSMSMSSPAQPLHKDDPEFVSEVNSHLSTLQTCLTTLMGQPIAMEQLKLDVGHMVDKMTQITIMFRRIKLKMEEYVCLKVYILLNKAEVELESIQERYIQVLRSYLQNSSPQNPQARLSELLSHIPEIQAAASLLLESKMFYVPFVLNSASIRXQMLEHGLLPTTNHLPAPAPAPSPTSCGPPAAVTEAVQERQQQQQQQQEQEQSAGAAAVRRRSRTTQQAQLRDLPKIKIEIGIPREQQQPQLQGRPTSTPTSTSTSTSTSILKTSLLSGAAATLATLTAAAEQIARSSTTANDTAMDYSHSNNSSSSGSGSYHSGNSLEESKRLEHKQLQQQPQQQQQQQQQHQYTSILQTALMSHRPMPAATSSEIAPATATAVATALTKTKTMPTSPTPAHVLKTAVTLANLSEIATARQQKQQLLALQQQQKLPRRIINFTSNTATKGLGMGLGAVTGTGTGTGMATSVTKQLPSATATATATSTATATATLSDKLGHSQSHSQSQSQMANDRTSARLLNGHCSSRTRTGTTSDVATGGLSVAIHTADMHTQTDDELPLLDSAMPQIAPTATATATPSSSSSSSSSPSTTTSASTSLSSRAAMQQQQWTAVSTTPATGMMMTTTTQQSQATLAPPPRTTRTTTTTTTTRTTTARTTSTPAPQNNTNTNTNTNTNSNNNNNNNKNYNNSNNNRNATATATATATPTRGPQRTPATSASVTVVVFKTMLPDD; this is encoded by the exons GAATTATGACACTGAGCCGTGGCCCGTACAGCGAGCTCGATAAAATGAGCCTTTTTCAAGACCTCAAACTCAAACGCCGGAAAATCGATTCGAGATGCAGCAGTGACGGAGAGTCCATTGCGGACACATCGACCTCGTCGCCGGACCTCCTGGCGCCGATGTCCCCGAAGCTCTGCGACAGCGGCTCAGCCGGCGCGCTTCCCCTAGCCCTGCCGCtaccactgccgctgccactgagCCTTCCGCTGCCcatggccctgcccctgcccctgccactcaCGACGTCGGCCTCGGCCGCGTCGGTGGCGGTGTCCGTGTCCCTGGCAGcggcgtcagcgtcagcgggagcgggagcgggaacgggatctggaggcggaggcggaacAACAGCGGCATCGGCAGCTCACTCCGTGTCCACGTCCATATCGGCGGTGGCTTCCTCCTCCACATCATCGCTGTCGTCGTCgacgtcctcctcctccgccacaTCTTCGTCATCCTCGCTGTCCGCCTcctgccccagcagcagcaccatcaccatcacatCCAAGGCCGGCCAGGCAGCCGGCTCCGGAGCAAGTATCAAAAAGGAGCACTCAGAGATTCACTCCTCCAGCAGCGCGGTGACGACGGCGGCCGCCTCCTCGGCGATGTCACCGCCGCCTACGGAGCACCAGGCGCGATCCAGCAGCCCGCCCTCGTCGGAAGCGGGGGGCACTGCAGGAGCACCCAGCGGAGGATCAGCCAACGGAGGGGGCGCTGGGACGCGGGCCACCCCAACGCCGCCGCATAACAACGGAGGCGGGGCATCCAGTTCGAGCAATGGCGGAGGCAGCAGTCGTGCCTCGCCCGACTCCCTGGAGGAGAAGCCCTCGACGACAACGGGACAGCGGCCCCACACCGGACCCACCAACGGTGTCCTCTcgtcctccacctccacctgcTCCTCcggcaccgccaccgcctccgcctcctcagCTAGCAGCAAGCAGAGCCCGGGCGAGGTCAATCTGAGCGTGATCCGATCCGTCAAGGAGGAGCGCCTGCTCACCGTCTCCACCAAGATGCTCGCCTTCCATCAGCAGCGGGAGCGCGAGAGGGAGCAGGAGAGCAaggcggcagcgacagcagcggcagcggcggcagcggccggGCATGTGACGGTGCTGGTCACCCCGTCGCGAATTAAGTCAGAGCCACCGCCACCTGGAtccccctcctccacctcctcctccaacaCACAAcgagagcgggagcgggagagggagagggaacgAGACAGGGatcgagacagagacagagaacgGGAGCGAGAGCGGGATAGAGaccgggatcgggatcgggatcgcgAATCCTCCTCGTCCATCAGCTCCTCCCAGCAGCATTTGAGCCGGGCTAGTCCGCCCCTGGGCGTGGGTCATCCCTCCCACGGACCGCTGAGCGGCAGCGGGCACGGGCTATCCACGGCCATCGTCCAGACGCACCACCTGCACCAGCAACTGACACAGCCGCTGACCCTGCGGAAGAACAGCCCGCCaatggagctgcagctgggaCAGAGTCCACAGCACCTGCTCAGCCAGTCCATGCAGCACCTcacccagcagcaacagctccacCTGCATCACCTACTcggccagcaacagcagcagcagcaatcgccccaccagcagcagcagcagcagcactcgccCCACTCCCTGGTGCGGGTGAAGAAGGAGCCGAATGCGGGAACACACACGGGAACACAGCGGCACCTCTCGCcgcaccatcagcagcagtcgccgcacatgcagcaccaccagcagcagcagcagcaacagcagcaccaccagcagcagcagcagagagagccgccacCGCAGGCGCTGGCACTGATGCATTCGTCGCTCTCCCTGCGCCACCCCAACCGGGACGCGGCTATCCTCTTCCGGGTGAAGAGCGAGGTGCACCAGCAGGTGGCGGTGGGTCTGCCCCATCTAATGCAGTCCGCGggcggagcagcagcggccgcggCGGTGGCCGCCCAAAGGATGGTCTGCTTCAGCAACGCGCGAATCAATGGCGTTAAGCCGGAGGTGATTGGCGGCCCCCTGGGAAACCTGCGTCCCGTTGGTGGTGGCGTGGGCGGAGTGGGAGGCAATGGCGGCTCGGTACAGTGCCCGTCGCCGCACccctcgtcgtcgtcctcctcgtcgcaGCTGTCCCCCCAGACGCCCTCGCAGACGCCGCCGCGCGGCACGCCTACCGTCATCATGGGTGAGAGCTGTGGCGTCCGGACCATGGTCTGGGGCTACGAGCCCCCGCCGCCCTCATCTGGCCAAGGACCGCCCCACtcccatccgcatccacatccgcagcaacagcagctgcagcagccacagtcgccccaccagcaacagcagcagcagcagcaacaacagcagcaacagcagcagcagcagcatcaacagcagcagcagcagcagggcggcGTGGTCAGTCAGGTGCAGCACTGCCTCCAGGCGGCACTGCCGTCGCCCTCCGCAGGTTCCATCACACCCTCCCACTCGTCCGGCGGCGGTGGATCGGGTAGCGGATCTTTGACACCGTCGGGGTCGTCGAGCACGGGGCCGCAGAACAACGAAGAGGCGGCCCAGCTGCTCCTCTCCCTCGGACAGAGCCGCATCCAGGACATGCGGTCGCGCCCCCATCCTTTCCGCACCCCTCACGCCCTCAATATGGAGCGGCTGTGGGCGGGCGACTACTCGCAGCTGCCGCCCGGACAGCTCCAGGCGCTGAACCTCAGCGCCCAGCAGCAGTGGGGCAGCTCCAACTCGTCCGGCGTGGGCGGAGTGGGTGCGGGCGGAGCCGGCGGCCGAGGCGGGGGCCTCGACGCGCCGCACGAGCCCACGGACGAGGACGAACAGCCTCTGGTTTGCATGATCTGCGAGGACAAGGCCACTGGCCTGCACTACGGCATCATCACCTGCGAGGG CTGCAAGGGCTTCTTCAAGCGCACGGTGCAGAACCGACGCGTCTACACCTGCGTGGCGGACGGCACCTGCGAAATAACCAAAGCACAGCGCAACCGTTGTCAGTATTGTCGATTTAAGAAATGCATTGAGCAGGGCATGGTGCTGCAGG CCGTTCGGGAGGACCGCATGCCAGGCGGACGCAACAGCGGCGCCGTCTACAACCTGTACAAGGTCAAGTACAAGAAGCACAAGAAGACgaatcagaagcagcagcagcagcaggccgcccagcagcaacagcagcaacagcaacagcagcagcagcaccagcagcagcagcagatgcactCGCCCatccaccatcaccaccagcaccagcaacaccagcagcatcagcagcaccaccagcagcaccaccacaaccagcatcagcagcaattGCAGGCCCAGCTCTCGCCCCACCACCTGCTctcgccgcagcagcagcaactggcAGCCGCCGTGGCAGCCGCGgcccagcatcagcaccagcaacagcagcagcagcaacagcaacagcaacaacagcagcagcagcaacagtcaaAGCTGATGGGCGGCGGCGTGGACATGAAACCCATGTTCCTGGGGCCCGTGCTTAAGTCGGAGCTGCTTCAAGCGCAGCCGATGCACAGCccggcccagcagcagcagcagcaacagcagcaatcgTCACCGCATCTGTCCCTTAGCTCGCCCctgcagcaggggcagcagcagcagcaaggacagggacagggtcAGCAGCACCACAACCACCATCAACATCCCGCTGGGGGCGGTGCAGCCGCACAGCCATCGCTGCCGCCGCACCTGATGAACGGCACCATACTGAAGACGGCCCTGACCAATCCCAGCGAGATAGTGCACCTGCGCCATCGGCTGGACTCGGCGGTGAGCTCGTCCAAGGACAGACAAATCTCGTACGAGCACGCGTTGGCCATGATCCAGACGCTGATCGACTGCGACGCCATGGAGGACATCGCCACGCTGCCGCACTTCAGCGAGTTCCTCGAGGACAAATCGGAGATCAGCGAGAAGCTGTGCAACATCGGCGACTCGATCGTGCACAAGCTGGTATCGTGGACGAAGAAGCTGCCCTTCTACCTGGAGATCCCCGTGGAGATCCACACCAAGCTGCTGACCGACAAGTGGCACGAGATCCTCATCCTCACCACGGCCGCCTACCAGGCGCTGCACGGCAAGCGCTCCAGCCAATCCGGAGCGGGATCGGCGGCCACGGGAGCGTCagtcggagccggagccggagtcggCAATGCCAACAACCATGGAAGTCGTCATGGCTCACCCGCCTCCACGCCGACGCCCACGCAGACCTCAATGTCGATGTCCTCGCCCGCCCAGCCCCTGCACAAGGACGATCCGGAATTCGTGAGCGAGGTCAACTCCCATCTGAGCACCCTGCAGACCTGCCTGACCACGCTGATGGGCCAGcccatcgccatggagcagcTGAAGCTGGACGTCGGCCACATGGTGGACAAGATGACCCAGATCACGATCATGTTCCGGCGCATCAAGCTCAAGATGGAGGAGTACGTCTGCCTCAAGGTCTACATTCTCCTGAACAAAG CAGAAGTGGAACTGGAAAGCATTCAGGAGCGGTATATCCAGGTGCTTCGCTCCTACCTTCAGAACTCGTCGCCCCAGAACCCCCAGGCGAGGCTCAGCGAGCTGCTCTCGCACATACCAGAG ATCCAGGCTGCTGCCAGCCTGTTGCTCGAGAGCAAAATGTTCTATGTGCCCTTCGTGCTCAACTCGGCGAGCATAAGGTAGCAGATGCTTGAGCACGGCCTGCTGCCCACCACCAACCACCttccagcaccagccccagcaccatcTCCGACTTCATGCGGACCACCGGCTGCAGTTACGGAGGCGGTgcaggagcggcagcagcagcagcagcaacagcaggagcaggagcagtcaGCAGGTGCAGCGGCAGTGCGGCGCAGGAGCCGGACCACCCAGCAGGCTCAGCTGCGGGACCTGCCCAAGATTAAAATCGAAATCGGGATCCccagggagcagcagcagccgcagttgCAAGGCAGGCCAACATCCACCCCcacgtcaacgtcaacgtcaacgtccacgTCCATACTGAAGACTTCGCTGCTGAGTGGGGCGGCGGCCACTTTGGCCACCCTCACGGCAGCTGCCGAGCAGATTGCACGATCATCGACCACAGCCAACGACACTGCCATGGACTACtcccacagcaacaacagcagcagcagcggcagcggcagctacCACAGCGGCAACAGTTTAGAAGAGAGCAAAAGACTTGAGCAtaaacaactgcaacaacaaccacagcagcagcaacaacagcaacaacagcatcaaTATACATCAATTCTACAAACGGCCTTAATGTCACATCGCCCCATGCCAGCCGCAACATCCTCGGAAATAGCACCAGCAACTGCCACGGCGGTAGCCACGGCAttgaccaagaccaagacgaTGCCCACGTCACCGACACCTGCCCACGTGCTGAAGACGGCGGTGACATTGGCCAATCTAAGTGAGATTGCCACTGCAcgccagcagaagcagcaattGCTGGcgttgcaacagcaacagaaactgCCCAGAAGGATAATCAATTTTACAAGCAACACTGCCACAAAAGGATTGGGAATGGGATTGGGAGCGGTAAcaggaacgggaacgggaacgggcaTGGCGACGTCAGTAACCAAACAATTGCCATCtgcaacagctacagccacagcaacatcaacagcaacagcaacagccacgtTGAGCGACAAGCTGGGTCACAGTCAGAGTCACAGTCAGAGCCAAAGTCAGATGGCAAATG ATCGAACATCGGCGCGGCTGCTCAACGGCCACTGTAGCAGCCGCACCCGCACGGGAACAACTAGTGACGTAGCAACGGGTGGACTATCAGTAGCTATCCACACTGCCGACATGCACACACAGACCGATGATGAGCTGCCACTTTTGGACAGTGCCATGCCCCAGATAGCTCCtacagcaactgcaactgcaacaccatcatcatcatcatcatcatcatcatcaccatcaacaacaacatcagcatcgACTTCATTATCATCTCGCGCAGcaatgcagcaacaacaatggacTGCCGTGTCGACGACGCCAGCAACAggaatgatgatgacgacgacgacacaaCAATCACAAGCAACATTAGCACCACCACCAAGAACCACAagaaccacaaccacaaccacaaccacaagaacaacaacagcaagaacaacatCCACACCAGCACCACAAaacaataccaataccaataccaataccaataccaacagcaacaacaacaacaacaacaacaagaattacaacaatagtaataataataggaatgccactgccacagccacagccactgccacgcccacacgtGGGCCCCAGCGCACGCCCGCGACCTCAGCTTCTGTTACTGTAGTTGTGTTCAAAACAATGTTACCTGATGACTGA